CCAACTCTTGGAATATTAAACTTTGACAGCTGGAAAGAATATCTTCTTAAAAAAGGCCACTTAGTTCGTGGTGTAAAGAGAGTTTACTACGTCAAAATCCCGTCCCTATTTCCGTTTTTATTCTCACTCATTTATTAATCCCTTAAGAGAGTCAATGAATCTGTCCAAGCCGGAACTCTTTAAGCCCCTTTTCCTTAAGATTCCCTGGACAACTAACATCTTCTCAAGGAGAAGACCCACCAACCAATCAAACCTCTTGGGCTCAAGGACTTTCCTCTGAGCCATAACCTCATCAAAACCAACCCAAAACTCAAGAAGCCTCAAAATATCATGATAAGCCTTTCCATGAGCTCGTTGAGAACCCTGTAAAGTGTTGCCCTGCTCACGTTTGCTTTGAGCTGAATAGGCCATAGTGACTGGGGTTTCTCAACTTTAAAGGCCGAGAGTACTTTAAGGCTACTTCCACTGAGGACCTCTAGAGCTCTGCCCTCTGGGAACATCAAGAGAACTTTCCTTAGGAGTTCAGTTGCCTTGTTATCGGAGAGCCTAACTTTAAGTGGCTTCTTTCTTCAATCACAACGAGGGCCTTTCGTTCGAGGGAGTGCAGTAGGATTTGATAGAGTACCCTTGGAGAGGTTCAGTTTACGGGACAACTCTTTGAGCGTGAGAGGTCCCGACGTTAGTGCCAAGAGCACTTTGAGCTCCGCCATCGTGAGTGTCATGTCTCAAAATTACAAACAACTTAATAAAAACATTTAGGTTTTTAAGACAACAAACATAGCCCCCAAACACTTTAGATTAAATGAAGCCCCGTCACCGGTGATGGGGCCTTCATTGTTTCATCTCTACCACTTCAGTTCACCCCAGTAATCCTCGGGAACGTTCACTCTGAGGCCCCATCTGCGGTCAAAACGGCCCTTCGGGGGTATGGTTGGGTCCAGCAGAGAAAAGCTTCTGGGGTTCTTTTCGGGTATTTTTATTTTCCCCCTCAAGACCGAGACCGAGCCTTTCGCTGAGGAAACCGAGCCTCTTCAGGATTGCCCTGTTCCTCATTCGCTCCGCGTACTCCAATAGGGTTTTCCTGCCAAACACGCTATTTCTCAATGCCTTCATGACCTCACTGATGCCCCCACAGTACTGAGGCTTGTCAAGGCAGTCAATCAGAGTCTTTTCCGAGTCAGTTATGTCAACGTTCCTTCCACCGATTCTGATGGTGCTCAGTCCGAAAAACTTGTGGGGCCTGACCGTCACGACTCTGAATCTTTGCCCGCCGATGCTTATCCTCCCGGGTATCCTCTCTTTCTGGGGGTCTGGATGAACGTTGTCTGCGGAATCTGCTCCGTGAGTCCGTAGTAGTTGAGGGCGCTCCAGTAGGCTATGGTCAGAGGGTTTCACGACTAACGATGCCAATAGGAAGTTGTCTACCACAGGTGGCTGGCCTGGGTTGGGGGTTACGGTGTAGATCTGAATCTTATCGCCTATGCCCAGCTTTTCCTTGGCTTCTCTGACGGTGAATGCCTCCCCTAGCTCCATGAGCTTTTTCAGCACTTCCACCTTGTTCATTTTTTCTCGCCTTATGCTAAGGATTTTGGGTATTATTTGAGAACTTTTGAATTTGAGAGTTTTGTGTGAAACATAATCTGTGCTCCAGGTACGAGGATAAGAGTTGAACCACAAAACTGCAATTATGTAAGAGTTCTGTTTCTACCATGACACGGTTGTGGTGCTTCCATTGCACTCTCCCCAAGTCTTCCAGCCAAAATTTAAAAACATCGGAATCGAAAATTAAGGCGGTTTAAACTCATTGGGGGAGTGATCATTATGATGACAACCGAAAGTAAAAGCCTCGTGGATGAAGCCAAAACCGTTGAGTCTCTTCTCAAGCGCCTCGAAACTGAAACCTCAATTAGCGATGTCATGGAAACGTTTAGGAAGATTTTCGAGCACTGGGGTTTTGAGCACGAGGATGAGGACATTGAGAGGGATTACCTCGACGACTTTGTGGATGAGAACACGGGCGAGTTGAGGATAATCTCTGTTGCTTCATCTGATCTTGGCCTAAACTTCTACGTCATCTACGCCGAGACCTGGAAAGACACGCTTAAGTACCGTCAAAAGCTCGTGAAGAACCTGTTGAACTTTACGTCATTTACATCTGACATCTCATTCGCTAACTTCATTCTCATCCTGGATGTGATAGAGAACCCAAAAAGCAAGAGGCACAAGTACTGGAAGCTCATCATTCCCATCTATCAGAGAAAGCTTGAGAGCGCGAAGCTCAACGTCTACGTAATCGACCCAGAGGAGAAGAAGTTCAGGACGCTGGCAACGAACATCGCGAAAGTCGCCATGGAGCTCAGGGGGCACGATACGCTCTCCGCCAGCCTAATTAGGGATGCACTGAGTGAGTACATGCTCGTTAGACCCTTGACTGAGGAGTTCTTTAAGGAGTACAAGAGGAACTACTACGACCTTAAAAACTGGATTAAAAAGATATACGGCCCCAAACTGAGAGCCCTCTGCCCAGATGACTACCTCCTCACCGATGAATTGACGGAGATCCCCAAAGCAAAGAGGGAAGAAATATTCGTTGAAAGGGCTGCCAAAACCTTCGCCCACACGTTCTTCAACAGGCTGATGTTCGTCTACTTCCTCCAGAAGAAGGGATGGATAGTTGACCTCAGTGCCCTTAGAAAGGATCTCAGGGATGAAGTTGACGTCAGGAACTTCGTCAAGTGGCTCCACGACCAGTATGAAGAACATGGCGGTAACTTCTACCGGGACTACCTTAGGGTTCTCTTCCTCTACGCGATGAACCGTCCGAGGAGGGGCTACAGCCGCAAGGATATTGATGCTATCAAGAGCGTTCCATCCCCAGTCGTCAGAGACGTCTTTCTCTACGGTGTTCCTTACTTTAACGGCGGACTCTTCAGCCCGGTTGAAATCGCGGGCGTTAACCTCGACGAGGTTATCACGGAGATAGACGACAGGCTCATGACCGAAATCGTGATGGGTTTCTTCGAAGAGTACAACTTCACCGTCACGGAGGAGACACCTTACGAGGTTGAGGTTGCCGTTGACCCGGCCATGCTCGGCAAAATCTACGAATCCCTGATTGCCGAGGAAGAGCAGGTCGAGAGCGAGGAAGAGAGAAGAGCCTCTGGAATATTCTACACCCCAAGGAGCGAAGTTGACTTCATGTGCAGGATGGCCATTTACGAGTACCTCGAGAGGAACACCAAACTTGATAAAAACGTCCTTAGGCGGTTCGTGTTTACCCCATCCTATGAGTGGGACCCAAAGAGTCTCTCTTGGGAAGAAATAGACGCCCTCGAGAAGGCTCTTAACGAGGTTAAGATCGTTGACCCAGCCGCTGGAAGCGGTGCGTTTCTCGTTGGAATGTACCATCTCCTCATAGAGCTCCACGAAAAGCTCACCGAGGACAACAGAGTTACCTACAAGAAGAAGCTTGAAATCATCAGGGACAACATCTACGGTGTCGACATAAAGGACTGGGCGATAAGGGTGGCAAAGCTCAGGCTATGGTTAGCGCTCATTGAAGGTGAAGGGAGGATTCCAAACGAGCCAATTTTACCCAACCTTGAGACGAAGCTCGCCGTCGGGGATTCTCTCGCTCCGCCACACTTCGTTCTGAAAATCGGCAACAAGAAGAAAGTCATTGAGATACCCTTGGCCAAATTCAGGGAGAGCCTTAAGCTTCTCTGGGCCAAGAAAGGTGCGAGTGAGGCGATAGTCGCTTACAAAGAGCTCGTGAGAAAGTACTACATGGGAGAGAAGATAGACGGGAAGCCTGTAACCCTGAGGGACATCGAGAGGGCCAAGTGGGGTGCGCTCCAGGAGTTTCTTGAAAGGGCCCTTGAGGAGGAGCTGAAGGCTAAGGAGAAGAAAGAAGTTAAGCTGCTCCTTGAAGCCGTCAAGAACGAGGACTTCTCGGCCCTTGAGAAGCCCCCCTTCATCTGGGAGCTTGACTTTCCGGATGTCATGCTTGAGAAGAGGGGTTTCGACATCGTGATAGCTAATCCCCCCTACGTGAGGCAGGAGAAGATTTACCCGGAGTACTACGATTTAGCAGAGTTCCAAATGCTGCCAAAGAAGGAGCAGAACAAGCTCAAGAAGGACTACAAGAACAAGATAAAGACCCACATGGAGACCATCATAAATGAGAAGTTCAAGAGCGATATGGCCCTTCCCGGCAGGAGCGACCTCTATGCGTACTTCTTCATCCAGGGCGTCAACCTGTTGAATCCAAAGGGAGCGCTGGTCTTCATTACATCCAACTCCTGGCTCGACGTTGACTTTGGAAAGGCTCTGCAGGAGTTCTTCATTAGAACCACCCACTTGAAGGCGGTTATCGACTACACGAGGAGGAGCTTCGAGCAGGCCGATGTAAACACTGTGATAACCGTTCTCACAAGGAAACCTCCCAAGCTCTTCAATCTGCTGGACGAGAAGTCCTTCACGAACTTCGTCCTCCTCAAGAGGGACTTCGGCGAGGTTGACATGGAGACCCTGAACAAAATCCTCGAGCCCCACTTTGACGAGAAGGGAATCGAGGTCTTTGGAGGAATAGTTCACAGCTCCGAGGACGATGACGTCAGGGTGAGGAGCGTTAAAGCGGTAGAGCTGGCGAAGATGGGTGGTTTTAAGGTTCAGGAGTTCCTCAAGGGAACATACACGCTCCAAGGTGAATACAAGGGCATGAAGTGGGGAGGGATACTGATTAGGGCTCCAAGGATATTCTATGTAATTCTGGACAAGGGCAAGGGGAAGCTTGTAAGACTGGGAGAGATTGCCGAGGTCAGAAGGGGCTTTACAACTGGAGCAAATGAGTTCTTCTACCTTGAACCTATTAAGAACCCAAAGGAGTGGCCCGTTTGTAAGATATGCGGAAGGGTTCACAAGCCTGGCGAAGGCCTGGTCGCGGTGAAGAATAAGGCTGGCTGGGAAGGCTACATCGAGGAGGAGTTTTTGAGGCCTGTTGTGAAGAGCCCGCAGGAGATACGGACATACAGGATCAGGCCGGAAGACCTTAAGCTCAGGGTGTTCCTATGTAACCTCTCGAAGGAGGAGCTTAAGAAACAGGGGAAAGTCCACGCGTTGGAGTACATTGAATGGGGAGAGAACAAGGGATATCAAAACAAACCTACATGTAGAGCAAGAAATCCATGGTGGGCGTTAGGGGACAGAAAAATCGGAAGTTTGGCCTCCATGATGAGTTATAACACCAGGTTTCCTTTCTGGTTAAATGATATTGCTCTATGTGATGCACGGCTTTATGACATCTACAAAAAACTGGATATCTCATCAGAGCTTTTAGCCAGTGTATTAAATACAACTCTAGTTCCAATAATCATTGAGCTTACAGGAAGAGCTAATTTAGGAGAAGGTGCTTTGGACTTCAAAGTTTATGAGACTGCTGAAATTCTTGTTGTGAATCCAAAAATATTCTCACAGAGTCAAACTCAACAACTCCTCCAAGCCTTCGAACGCATGGCCAACCGCGAAATCAAGTCCATCTTCGAGGAGCTCGGCCTCCCGAAGCCAGACCGCGATTTGAGCAACATCAATCCAAAGGACGTCTCCCTTGACAGGGTTCTCCCGGACAGGCGCGAGCTCGACAAGGTCATCTTCGAGGCCCTCGGCTTAACAGAGGAGGAGCAGCTTGAGGTTTACAGAGCTGTGGTGGAGCTCGTGAAGGCGAGGCTGGTGAAGGCAAAGACGTTTTCGAAGAAGAAGGGGAAGAGGTGAATCTGTGTGCTTAAAGGATGGGCAAAGCTCGTTTTAGGTTTATTAGCTTATTCTCCTCTCTTTGTGATAATACTGATAAAAAACCTTCCTTTGGTGTGGGGACTTATTGCTGGTGCGGGAGTATTTATCATTATTTTTCTGTTGTCTCGGGCAGTTATAAACTCCGTGAAGAAAACAAGTGGACAGTTGATACTAGTTAGGATAGATAGAGAGATCAATGAACAATATGTCGGTTTTATTATCACGTACATAGTTCCATTTATTGGGACTATTAAGACTGTGAATGACATAATTTCTATGGGAATTTTGCTCGTCGTCATATTTGCTTTGTATCTAACGACGTCTCTATTTGCCGTTAATCCTCTATTGAAGTTACTCTTTGGGTACAACCTTTATCTATGCACTATTAATAATAAAGATGGAATACTATTGTCAATGGAAAAACTTAATAGGGATGAGGAATTATTTTTGCCAGCATATTGCTTAGATTCGGGATCTCACATTTTCATTCATCATAGGGGAGGCGTGATGAAACATGAATCAGGTAACAGCGGAGATGGTGGAAAAGACTCCAACAAGGATTAAAGTTTCAGAACTTGAATTTCACCCATTAGATGGAGTCCCGGTAATTACTCCAAGAATGTTTATCATCAAACGGTATCGTACCCAAAAAGAGGAGAGCACTCCCTACAAGTACCTATTTTATCCCGCCACCATTACTGATGAAGTGGCAGAAAGCTTTAAAGAAATCCTATCTACTTACATTGATTCCATTTCAAAGCTAGAAACAGAGAGTATTCCAGTGTATCACCCAGATTTGGAAGAATTTCCTTGCTATGTTGAATTAACTTCAGATAGTTTTCCATACTGGTCACATTTTGTCAATGTCCTGAAGTTGGACTATGAGACAAGAGCTCCCAAGAATATTGAGAGTAATCTCTGGGGGTATCTGTTTTATCTACGTGCTCCATACTACGCAATAGGGTATGCGAAGAGATTATCAAAAACCAAAATTGTCAAGAAGAAACGTTTTTTAAAAGGTGGCCTTGTTGATAGAAATATCGTCTTTAATGCAGTCGAAGAAATTGATGGAATAGAATTTGATGACTCTGTAGACTTTTTATTTGTTGTAGAGTTTAACAAGGGCAATCCCAATCAAGTAGAATCTTCATGGGGGATAATTTGGAGCAAGAACGGTTTTGAGTCCATGTTAGATGTCTATGAGCATCAAAAGCAAAAAGCTTTGGAGGTTTTAAACCGGTGTCGCACCCTTCCATCTATTCTCTTTGACGACGACCTTGAGAGATTTAAAGAAGTTGTAGAATCCAACAGACAGCTTCACAGGATGCTATTAAACCCCGTAACTGAAAAATACATGAATGAGGTTAAACTGGAGGACTTTAAACAGGTAAAAGAAAAGTTTGGTGATGAGGTCTCATTTGACGTCGATGAAGAGCAGGGAAAAGTGGTACTCCCCGCTCCAGATTCTAATAGGGAGTATCTAAAGGCTATTCGGGAGATTTTAAGCGTGCTTGGTGCTCGTTTCACAAAAACTCTTAACGATGACCATATTTTAAGAGGAAAACCGGAGGAACTGAGATGAAAAAGGATAACAACATAAGCCTTAAACAGTTTGTCATGGACTTAAATAATGGATTAACACAAATAATTCAAAGGTTCCGTCAACCAAGGGAAAAAGACATTGTTGAACAATACATCAGCAAAATAAAACAGAGCTATGAAAACAAAAAACTTCGAATAAGCATGCCTTCAGGGGAAGAGTATCATCTAAAAATTAGAACTAAGTTTGTTCATGGAAATCCACGTGTAAAATTTAATCCTATCTCAGGTCCCTGTGGGAAAAAGGAAATAGAGTTAGGAGATATCCTTTTTGTCGTTAAATACCAGGATCCTTCTTTAGTACACTCTCAGGATCCTCTTCACCTCAAGCAGGCTAGAATGTCACTTTTGCAAGTTAAATTGAATAAAGGAGGAAAATTAACACCACTCAAACGGTACCAGTTCAAAATTAAAGTCCCATCAGGGGTCTGGAAGATAGAGAGTCATCAACAGGAATTCATGATTAATCCTTCTAGTTATCCATTTACATTCGGTGAAATCAAAAATCAAAAGATAAGCTCTAAGTCCAACTGGCTGTTTACTTATCTGTTAATAACCAACAAGAAGATTCCTAGTCTAGCTGTAAGTCCTAGGTTAATAGAGGATTTACTGAAAAAGAAAGACTGTGAATATCACTCGCTTCCTTTAAGGTTTTTTATTTCAGTGTTTAATTCCAAAGATCCGGCATTCTCTGGATTGATTTGGGAAAGCACCTTTGTGGGGGGAGGATATGCACTGTGGCTTTACAAATTTCTTAAGGAAGATAGTCTTGGAGGATACATAATAAATGATGGCAAAATCGTTAACCCCGAATTAAAAAATCTGTGGGATGCTATTTACAGATTTGCAAAATTCACCCCTGATCCTCCCGGGGAATTTGACGAATACACAGGGGAAGGTCCTTTTGGTGTCGTTGAGTTTACATTTGCCCCCTCTGAGGAGGTTATGAAACAATACAAAGAGTCCAGAGAGACTATGTGATTCTCTCCTCTATTTTTCATGATTTTAGTTTAACTAACAACCACTAACTTTTTATGGGTTGTTAGCTAAATTGAAAGTATGAAGCCCGTCATTCAGCTACTCGTCTCGACATATGGAGGTAAGGTAATAACCCGCGAAGAACTTGAAAAACTTGCCTCCTACTTCAATGAGGACGTTGATTATCTGGTGAACTATCTTATTCAATACGGTTACGTTATTCGTATCTTGCGGGGCATCTACTACGTGAAAACGCCGGTGGAGTTCTCAACCGGTGGTTCTCCTTCAATTTACAGGCTTCTCTCCCTTGGAATGAGTAAAATAACGAAGAACTGGTACTTCGGTCTCTTCACGGCCCTGATTCTCAACGGCCTTACCCATGAAACCTACACGACGATCTTCATAATAAACGACAGACTCGCAAGACCAAGGCCTATCCAGGTGAATGGAACCCCAGTAAGGATAATCAGGAGCAGAAGGGATATCTTCGACTTTGGGATAGTCACCAGAGACTCCCTCCGGTTTTCAGACCTAGAAAAGACGCTCCTTGACTTCTTCTACTTCGCCAACTATGGAACTTTGCCTAAGAGCTTGGCGTGGAGACTATGGAAGGAATATTATGGGATGGCAGACCCCACGAAACTCAAAGAGTATTCCAAAAAATATTCCCGTTCAATACAGAAGGTGATCGAAAATGTTGAATGATTCACTTCTAATAGAGATTCGCAGGAACGAACGGAGGGGCTTTGCAAACTTCGTTTCAAAGAAAACCGGAATAAAATCCGTTGACCTCGTGGAATGGGATTACATAATCCACACGATTCTGAAAGAACTTGAGAAAGACCCGGCTTTCAGAGATAACTACGTCTTCAAGGGTGGAACCTGCCTTGTGAAATGCCATCTCGGTTACTACCGCTTCAGCAGGGACTTGGACTTCGCGTATCGGCACACCGATGAGCTCAGGGAGATAAGCAGGAGCAAGCTCAAAAAATTTCTGAACGAAGAAACCGGTAGAATCGCGGAGATTTTGAGATGTGTGGCTAGGGATTTGGGCCTTGAATTTCAATACAGGAACCATAGTGACTTCAACAACCACAGGTATTTCAGTTTTCTCCTCGGTCCCGGCTGGTTCAGGGAGATAATACTCTACTCCCCTCTTGGGGAGAAGATAAAAATCGAGATAAACTACGCTGAAAGATTGGCCTTCAAGCCAAAAACCCTAAAGGCAAACACCATCCTCTCTTGGAAGCGTGTTGAACTCACTTCAAGAGACTACGAAAAATACATTGAGTTCCTCGGTAACTATTATCCCGTTCCCCTCGCGGCTTATTCTGACAGAGAGATTCTCGTGGAGAAGGTTAGAGCCCTCCTGACGAGGAAAGAGTTCAAACTCAGAGACCTCTATGACCTTTACAAGCTTCACCAGAGGGGTCTCAGGATATCACGTTACAGCAAAGAAATAGGAGGCAAAATCAAGGATTATCTCAACTTGAGTTCCACCGCCTCTGAAAACCTGAAGAACTCGATAGAAGCCCTTAAGGAGAGAAGCTTTCTTAGCAACCTCGAACCCGAGATAGAAAGAGATATTGGACTCATCGTTGAGCCCTTCTCAAGGGAAGAGTTTTTGAACTTCGTTAGGGAGTTACGGTTAGAACTCTTGGACATTATTGAGGGGCTAGAGGACTTAGTCGGGGTGAAAACCGATGGCTGAATCGGCCATACACCTTCTCGACAAACACGGTCTCGTTGACAACAAACGGGTGATGTTGATAGATGTTCTCAGGGAGGTTTTGACCTCAGGAGACTACAACCAGATAGACGTTGCCGTGGGTTTCCTCTTCATAAGTGGCATGAAGGAGATTCAAAACGAGCTTGAGGAATTCTTCTCGAACGGGGGCAAGATGAGAATTGTGATAGGTAACCAAACAAACAGGGAAACCTTCGAGCAGCTTAGTATGGTCTACCATTCCCTTGAGACCCTCAAGAAGATAAAACGCCGTGAGAAAAGTGTAGAAACGAACCTTGACCAACAGAGCGAGGACATCGAAAAGAACGCCAACTTCATGGAGCAAACCGAGGAGAACGAGAGGTTTCTGAGGAGGCTTATGGACTGGATTCAGAACGAGAAACTTGAGATTAGAATCTACATCAAGGAATTCATGCACGCTAAAGCGTATCTATTCTACCCTTCAAGGCCGTCCGTAACCCGGATGGGGCTCGTGGGTTCAAGCAACTTTACGCTGGCAGGGTTCTCCGGCAACACCGAGCTGAACGCCATCGTGCAGTCAACCCACTTCGAGAGCCTGAAAAAGTGGTACGATGAGATTTGGGAGGAGGCCCTTCCATTTAACCCGAAGCTCCTAGAGATAATAGAAAATAGCTGGGCCGGTC
This DNA window, taken from Thermococcus sp. M39, encodes the following:
- a CDS encoding nucleotidyl transferase AbiEii/AbiGii toxin family protein → MLNDSLLIEIRRNERRGFANFVSKKTGIKSVDLVEWDYIIHTILKELEKDPAFRDNYVFKGGTCLVKCHLGYYRFSRDLDFAYRHTDELREISRSKLKKFLNEETGRIAEILRCVARDLGLEFQYRNHSDFNNHRYFSFLLGPGWFREIILYSPLGEKIKIEINYAERLAFKPKTLKANTILSWKRVELTSRDYEKYIEFLGNYYPVPLAAYSDREILVEKVRALLTRKEFKLRDLYDLYKLHQRGLRISRYSKEIGGKIKDYLNLSSTASENLKNSIEALKERSFLSNLEPEIERDIGLIVEPFSREEFLNFVRELRLELLDIIEGLEDLVGVKTDG
- a CDS encoding ArsR family transcriptional regulator, whose product is MTLTMAELKVLLALTSGPLTLKELSRKLNLSKGTLSNPTALPRTKGPRCD
- a CDS encoding Eco57I restriction-modification methylase domain-containing protein; translated protein: MMTTESKSLVDEAKTVESLLKRLETETSISDVMETFRKIFEHWGFEHEDEDIERDYLDDFVDENTGELRIISVASSDLGLNFYVIYAETWKDTLKYRQKLVKNLLNFTSFTSDISFANFILILDVIENPKSKRHKYWKLIIPIYQRKLESAKLNVYVIDPEEKKFRTLATNIAKVAMELRGHDTLSASLIRDALSEYMLVRPLTEEFFKEYKRNYYDLKNWIKKIYGPKLRALCPDDYLLTDELTEIPKAKREEIFVERAAKTFAHTFFNRLMFVYFLQKKGWIVDLSALRKDLRDEVDVRNFVKWLHDQYEEHGGNFYRDYLRVLFLYAMNRPRRGYSRKDIDAIKSVPSPVVRDVFLYGVPYFNGGLFSPVEIAGVNLDEVITEIDDRLMTEIVMGFFEEYNFTVTEETPYEVEVAVDPAMLGKIYESLIAEEEQVESEEERRASGIFYTPRSEVDFMCRMAIYEYLERNTKLDKNVLRRFVFTPSYEWDPKSLSWEEIDALEKALNEVKIVDPAAGSGAFLVGMYHLLIELHEKLTEDNRVTYKKKLEIIRDNIYGVDIKDWAIRVAKLRLWLALIEGEGRIPNEPILPNLETKLAVGDSLAPPHFVLKIGNKKKVIEIPLAKFRESLKLLWAKKGASEAIVAYKELVRKYYMGEKIDGKPVTLRDIERAKWGALQEFLERALEEELKAKEKKEVKLLLEAVKNEDFSALEKPPFIWELDFPDVMLEKRGFDIVIANPPYVRQEKIYPEYYDLAEFQMLPKKEQNKLKKDYKNKIKTHMETIINEKFKSDMALPGRSDLYAYFFIQGVNLLNPKGALVFITSNSWLDVDFGKALQEFFIRTTHLKAVIDYTRRSFEQADVNTVITVLTRKPPKLFNLLDEKSFTNFVLLKRDFGEVDMETLNKILEPHFDEKGIEVFGGIVHSSEDDDVRVRSVKAVELAKMGGFKVQEFLKGTYTLQGEYKGMKWGGILIRAPRIFYVILDKGKGKLVRLGEIAEVRRGFTTGANEFFYLEPIKNPKEWPVCKICGRVHKPGEGLVAVKNKAGWEGYIEEEFLRPVVKSPQEIRTYRIRPEDLKLRVFLCNLSKEELKKQGKVHALEYIEWGENKGYQNKPTCRARNPWWALGDRKIGSLASMMSYNTRFPFWLNDIALCDARLYDIYKKLDISSELLASVLNTTLVPIIIELTGRANLGEGALDFKVYETAEILVVNPKIFSQSQTQQLLQAFERMANREIKSIFEELGLPKPDRDLSNINPKDVSLDRVLPDRRELDKVIFEALGLTEEEQLEVYRAVVELVKARLVKAKTFSKKKGKR